One window from the genome of Rhodococcus sp. ABRD24 encodes:
- a CDS encoding glycoside hydrolase family 25 protein gives MPRKSGWSLARIAPLLLAGAVTLAAPAAAIANPQGPDVSSWQHGNGAPIDWFQVRGAGQEFAMVKATEGLFYTNPYFAQDSISMRIAGVARGAYHYADPSTSPEAQAAFFAATALAVNQIGGMPPVLDLESTGGLAAPQLIDWTHRYLNAVQAITGRTPIIYTYPNFWRTAMANTNEFTRYPLWIADYNGRNAPGPLPGGWQNWAFWQYTDSGRLPGINGNVDLNVYSGSLGDINVYARNFFGS, from the coding sequence ATGCCGAGGAAATCAGGTTGGTCACTTGCCCGCATCGCTCCGCTCCTGCTCGCCGGTGCCGTGACGCTCGCTGCCCCGGCGGCCGCCATCGCGAATCCGCAGGGACCCGACGTGTCGTCCTGGCAACATGGCAACGGCGCACCGATCGACTGGTTCCAGGTGCGGGGTGCGGGTCAGGAGTTCGCGATGGTCAAGGCCACCGAGGGCCTGTTCTACACCAACCCGTACTTTGCTCAGGACTCGATCTCGATGCGCATCGCCGGCGTGGCGCGCGGCGCGTATCACTACGCTGATCCCTCGACCTCCCCCGAGGCGCAGGCGGCCTTCTTTGCCGCTACGGCGCTCGCGGTCAACCAGATCGGCGGCATGCCTCCCGTTCTCGACCTCGAGAGCACCGGCGGGTTGGCCGCGCCGCAACTGATCGATTGGACGCACCGCTACCTCAACGCGGTTCAGGCGATCACCGGACGCACGCCGATCATCTACACGTACCCCAACTTCTGGCGGACCGCGATGGCGAACACCAACGAGTTCACCCGGTACCCGCTGTGGATCGCCGATTACAACGGCCGTAACGCGCCGGGGCCGCTGCCGGGTGGCTGGCAGAACTGGGCGTTCTGGCAGTACACCGACAGCGGCCGGCTTCCGGGCATCAACGGCAACGTCGATCTCAACGTCTACAGCGGCTCGTTGGGCGACATCAACGTGTACGCCCGCAACTTCTTCGGTAGCTGA
- a CDS encoding glycogen debranching protein: MIDPGFTPTQLAARAAYLLRGNDLGSMTTAAPRLYPHMWSWDAAFVAVGLAPLSVERAVTELDTLLSAQWSNGMIPHIVFANGVDGYFPGPARWACRQLAAHAPAGVDTSGITQPPVHAIAVQRILDHARRHGRSTRAVAEEFLDRRWPDLMRWHRWLAHARDRDQNGRIMLYHGWESGMDNSPRWDAAYDNVIAGSVPPYRREDVTVVTDASQRPTNGEYDRYLWLLEEMKSARYDDDVLPAKMSFAVEDVFVSAIFSMACDVLAVIGEEHSRPNSDVRELYYWADHFRRGVVATTDERTGAARDFDLRSGRWISTETLATFAPLLCGGLDRQAERTLLHTFEGPRYCSHPDLRYALPPSTSPVSRDFRSREYWRGPVWPVMTWLFSWAFARRGWAERSLLLRAEGLRQAADGTFAEYYEPFTGEPLGSMQQSWTAAAVLDWLG, from the coding sequence ATGATCGACCCCGGATTCACGCCCACGCAGCTCGCCGCGCGTGCCGCTTACCTCCTGCGTGGCAATGACCTGGGTTCCATGACCACCGCCGCGCCCCGGCTGTACCCGCACATGTGGAGCTGGGATGCTGCGTTCGTGGCGGTGGGTCTGGCGCCGCTGTCCGTCGAACGTGCGGTGACCGAACTCGACACGCTGCTGTCGGCGCAGTGGAGCAACGGAATGATCCCGCACATCGTGTTCGCCAACGGGGTAGACGGCTACTTCCCCGGTCCGGCGCGGTGGGCATGCCGGCAGCTGGCGGCACACGCACCGGCCGGTGTCGACACCTCGGGCATCACCCAGCCGCCGGTGCACGCGATCGCAGTGCAGCGGATCCTCGATCACGCCCGTCGGCACGGCCGCAGCACCCGAGCGGTCGCGGAGGAGTTCTTGGACCGGCGCTGGCCGGACCTGATGCGCTGGCACCGCTGGCTCGCCCACGCCCGGGATCGCGACCAGAACGGCCGGATCATGCTGTACCACGGCTGGGAGTCCGGTATGGACAATTCGCCACGCTGGGATGCGGCGTACGACAACGTGATTGCCGGTTCAGTGCCGCCGTATCGACGCGAGGACGTCACCGTGGTCACCGACGCCTCGCAGCGCCCGACCAACGGCGAGTACGACCGGTACCTGTGGCTGCTGGAGGAGATGAAGAGCGCCCGGTACGACGACGACGTACTGCCCGCGAAGATGAGCTTCGCGGTGGAGGACGTGTTCGTCAGCGCAATCTTTTCCATGGCATGCGATGTGCTCGCGGTGATCGGCGAGGAGCACTCCCGCCCCAATTCGGATGTGCGCGAGCTGTACTACTGGGCCGATCACTTCCGCAGGGGCGTCGTGGCAACGACGGACGAGCGGACCGGTGCGGCCCGGGACTTCGATCTGCGGTCCGGCCGGTGGATCAGCACCGAGACGCTGGCCACGTTCGCACCGTTGCTGTGCGGCGGGCTCGATCGGCAGGCCGAGCGCACGCTGCTGCACACGTTCGAGGGTCCGAGGTACTGCAGCCACCCGGATCTGAGGTACGCGCTGCCGCCGTCGACTTCCCCGGTATCGCGCGACTTCCGGTCGCGCGAGTACTGGCGAGGCCCGGTGTGGCCGGTGATGACGTGGCTGTTCTCGTGGGCATTCGCGCGGCGCGGCTGGGCGGAAAGGTCGCTGCTGCTGCGAGCGGAGGGGTTGCGTCAGGCCGCGGATGGCACTTTCGCCGAGTACTACGAGCCGTTCACGGGCGAACCGCTGGGCAGCATGCAACAGTCGTGGACCGCGGCCGCGGTGCTCGACTGGCTGGGCTGA
- a CDS encoding SDR family oxidoreductase, protein MPYPNPTALITGGSRGLGAAIARELAPTHHLILGGRSAESLEPIAGELGAAPWPVDLTDHVAVADAVADIDFLDVLVHNAGVAELGTVAETPAEVWRQTLEANVIAVAELTRLLLPALRAANGHVVLINSGAGLRANAGWGAYAASKFALRAFGDALRLEEPTLRVTSIHPGRIDTDMQRAIVAAEGGEYDAGKFLSPTTVASAVRCAVETPRDGHPTEIVLRPMPH, encoded by the coding sequence ATGCCCTACCCGAACCCGACAGCCCTGATCACGGGTGGCAGCCGCGGTCTCGGCGCCGCGATCGCCCGCGAGCTCGCCCCCACCCACCACCTGATCCTCGGGGGCCGCAGCGCCGAGTCTCTCGAACCGATCGCGGGAGAGCTGGGCGCGGCGCCGTGGCCCGTCGACCTCACCGACCATGTCGCGGTGGCGGACGCCGTCGCCGATATCGATTTCCTCGACGTGCTGGTGCACAACGCGGGCGTCGCGGAACTGGGCACGGTCGCGGAGACACCCGCCGAAGTGTGGCGGCAGACGTTGGAGGCCAACGTCATAGCGGTAGCCGAGCTCACCCGGCTGCTGCTTCCTGCGCTGCGCGCCGCGAACGGGCATGTCGTTCTGATCAATTCCGGAGCGGGACTGCGCGCCAATGCCGGCTGGGGAGCGTACGCGGCCAGCAAGTTCGCCCTGCGAGCCTTCGGGGATGCGCTGCGGCTCGAAGAACCCACGCTGCGGGTGACGTCGATCCACCCCGGACGGATCGACACCGACATGCAGCGGGCGATCGTCGCGGCCGAGGGCGGCGAGTACGACGCCGGCAAATTCCTCAGCCCGACGACCGTGGCGAGTGCGGTCCGGTGCGCCGTCGAGACGCCGCGGGACGGGCACCCCACCGAGATCGTCCTGCGTCCGATGCCGCACTAG
- a CDS encoding lipase family protein, giving the protein MPIQHGGFWGRAFVAAVTATVLAGGGAAGTAVAQSSGSSLPNTSIGGVGSTGSAAGQGFIGPGSLTDGTGSDGTASNGTTPITGSWGTASYARSAFGSWMPGVVGSVVPEPDLAPPPLETLRAQMLPSPLGEPFFDEYPPGLPGMANGQVIETRYVTPVAQQFLRGPVREVRQFKVKSTDATGAPSFATATLVVPATPWAGPGARPVLVNNVPINGLGRACTPSYTLANGVNPSMNFIELLRPVTAKAEERGYAVLIPDHEGPRMAYAEPFVAGHSILDTIRGMRNLYPAEFGNSKLAMMGYSGGSIAASGAVKLIDSYAPELADDIVGAAFGGVPADFEMLGRTMNGNLAGGLFLAAVFGISRERPEILPLINSLGQQLAVSPVKDQCVGTLAFAGIPGIPAEALANVPRALNSPVAQDIYQKMKMADRKSGTPLYIYNGGQEFWIPALGARNLFEEQCGYGVRAVYRQVPGEHLLGEALGNSGAFDWIDARLRGEPAPSEC; this is encoded by the coding sequence ATGCCAATCCAGCATGGGGGATTCTGGGGCCGGGCATTCGTCGCCGCAGTCACGGCGACCGTCCTGGCCGGAGGCGGTGCCGCAGGCACAGCTGTCGCACAGTCGAGCGGCAGCAGTCTGCCGAACACCAGCATCGGCGGGGTGGGGTCCACCGGTAGCGCTGCTGGACAAGGGTTCATCGGCCCCGGATCGTTGACCGACGGTACGGGCTCGGACGGAACCGCCTCGAACGGAACGACGCCGATCACCGGCTCTTGGGGGACTGCCTCGTACGCCAGGTCGGCATTCGGTTCGTGGATGCCGGGCGTCGTCGGCTCGGTAGTTCCGGAACCGGACCTGGCTCCACCGCCCCTCGAGACCCTGCGCGCACAGATGCTGCCGTCGCCGCTGGGCGAACCCTTCTTCGACGAGTATCCACCCGGCCTGCCGGGGATGGCCAACGGCCAAGTCATCGAGACCCGCTACGTGACACCGGTCGCCCAGCAGTTCTTGCGCGGGCCGGTGCGCGAGGTACGGCAGTTCAAAGTGAAGAGCACCGATGCGACCGGCGCACCGTCGTTTGCGACCGCGACGCTCGTGGTCCCCGCAACGCCTTGGGCCGGACCCGGAGCCCGGCCGGTGCTGGTCAACAACGTGCCGATCAATGGGCTCGGGCGCGCTTGCACCCCCTCCTACACCCTTGCCAACGGGGTCAATCCGTCGATGAACTTCATCGAATTGCTCCGGCCCGTCACGGCCAAAGCCGAGGAACGCGGCTACGCCGTACTGATACCGGACCACGAGGGCCCCCGGATGGCGTATGCGGAACCGTTCGTCGCCGGGCACTCGATACTCGACACCATCCGAGGCATGCGCAACCTGTACCCGGCGGAATTCGGCAACAGCAAGCTCGCGATGATGGGCTACTCCGGCGGGTCGATTGCCGCTAGCGGCGCGGTCAAGCTGATCGATTCGTACGCTCCCGAACTTGCCGACGACATCGTGGGCGCGGCGTTCGGCGGAGTGCCTGCCGATTTCGAGATGCTCGGACGCACCATGAACGGCAACCTCGCCGGCGGACTCTTCCTCGCGGCAGTATTCGGGATTTCACGGGAGCGGCCTGAAATCCTTCCCCTGATCAACAGTCTCGGGCAGCAACTGGCAGTCTCTCCGGTCAAGGATCAGTGTGTGGGCACACTCGCTTTCGCCGGGATCCCCGGCATACCGGCCGAGGCGCTGGCGAATGTCCCTCGCGCCCTGAACTCTCCTGTTGCACAAGATATTTACCAGAAGATGAAGATGGCGGACCGCAAATCCGGCACGCCGCTGTACATCTACAACGGCGGGCAGGAGTTCTGGATCCCCGCGCTGGGCGCTCGCAACCTGTTCGAGGAGCAGTGTGGATACGGCGTCCGTGCCGTGTACCGGCAGGTGCCCGGTGAGCACCTGCTCGGCGAGGCCCTCGGGAACTCCGGGGCGTTCGACTGGATCGACGCCCGCCTTCGCGGGGAACCCGCACCGTCCGAGTGCTGA